A single Geoanaerobacter pelophilus DNA region contains:
- a CDS encoding DUF1566 domain-containing protein, with amino-acid sequence MITTRGYSVKLICYFWPILAMISVMPTLATAAQTCRPADIAESAPAARFVINSDGTVTDSSTGLIWKRCSEGLSGAKCEDGAAKTYNWKEAKKAAETSKFAGRNDWRLPTIKELDTIVEFQCSMPAVNQAVFPATPALNFWSSSRYSGYSNGAWNLNFNDGGRDTCSMNYSLYVRLVRGK; translated from the coding sequence ATGATTACTACCAGAGGTTATTCCGTGAAACTTATCTGTTACTTTTGGCCGATTCTGGCGATGATTAGTGTCATGCCGACATTAGCAACAGCGGCTCAAACGTGCCGTCCGGCAGACATTGCCGAGTCGGCCCCCGCTGCCAGATTTGTCATAAACAGCGACGGCACCGTCACTGATAGCTCCACCGGGCTTATCTGGAAGCGCTGCAGCGAAGGGTTGTCCGGAGCGAAATGCGAGGACGGTGCTGCCAAGACCTATAACTGGAAAGAGGCGAAAAAAGCTGCGGAAACTAGCAAGTTTGCCGGCAGAAACGATTGGCGACTGCCGACAATCAAGGAGCTCGATACCATCGTTGAATTTCAATGCTCCATGCCGGCTGTAAACCAGGCAGTTTTCCCGGCAACGCCGGCATTGAACTTCTGGTCCTCGTCGCGTTATTCTGGTTATTCAAATGGGGCCTGGAACCTCAATTTTAACGATGGGGGCCGGGACACTTGCAGCATGAACTATAGTCTTTATGTGCGTCTCGTCAGAGGCAAATGA
- a CDS encoding DUF1566 domain-containing protein encodes MFMFVLLLLVTSAPVDAAGGNGIPLNSTGVNAWGGRTSNKLSIPQSAYPRQDADFPKKFSFTKLDDRGRKLPDNAASWHCVQDNVTGLVWEGKTSDNGLHDISHTYTWYNSDDGCNGGRDGMSGEPDDAICNGVTGGCDTEKFVRAVNAAGWCGFRDWRMPSIEELGSIVDYGRSMPAIDPGFFPNMPQPAGFWTATSFAPEPSFAWIVVFDEGGITHCVKSWAYHVRLVRGGR; translated from the coding sequence GTGTTCATGTTTGTGCTGTTACTGCTCGTAACCTCTGCTCCGGTAGATGCTGCGGGAGGTAACGGCATTCCTCTTAACAGCACCGGTGTCAACGCCTGGGGTGGCAGGACCAGCAACAAACTGTCAATTCCTCAAAGTGCCTATCCTCGCCAGGATGCAGATTTTCCTAAAAAATTTTCGTTCACCAAGCTTGACGACCGTGGCAGGAAACTGCCTGACAATGCGGCATCCTGGCATTGCGTTCAGGATAACGTTACTGGTCTTGTCTGGGAAGGGAAGACCAGCGACAACGGTCTGCACGATATATCGCACACCTATACCTGGTACAACTCCGACGACGGCTGCAACGGCGGCAGGGACGGGATGTCTGGCGAGCCTGATGATGCGATCTGCAATGGTGTGACTGGCGGTTGTGACACCGAAAAATTTGTTCGTGCCGTAAACGCTGCAGGTTGGTGCGGGTTCAGGGACTGGCGCATGCCTTCCATTGAAGAACTTGGCTCCATAGTTGACTACGGAAGGTCCATGCCGGCAATCGATCCCGGGTTCTTCCCGAACATGCCACAGCCCGCTGGATTCTGGACTGCAACCTCTTTTGCACCTGAACCGTCATTTGCCTGGATTGTTGTTTTTGATGAAGGGGGCATCACGCACTGCGTCAAGAGCTGGGCCTATCATGTCCGGCTGGTGCGGGGCGGGAGATGA